From the Clavibacter phaseoli genome, one window contains:
- a CDS encoding SGNH/GDSL hydrolase family protein: MTDESPAPPADRRRTLTRRALVAGGGLAALSAVAAVAGCTTTPRPAPPTAGATAAPTAGTGDPAAPAVTASGGPPIDPMTYAPDDALAGFYALRDQVRERRLAIGVLGDSITEGQGATTLQHAYPAQLRDRLRGAYPSGARGGLDYVASRHQITVPADQGFAFAGTPAAGGRHGWGRRVVALTEAGGPGTYAARMTSARVCWWAPGLDAAITVQVDDGAPETVRADVGGSLTWTSPPLESAEHAITVAWAGGKPELEGAWLFDGDEDRGIHVIEGGNSGSQLWQLSERARPDGVSTWIRSAPRFELDLWMPEHLINDVVVRTPEQVRSDAAVLIELIRTTSEAPILFTPPYERTTLPIRGTTWADYINALRDAASADPRADVFEIGAYIPRMVGEGASDPYGWMGPDNHPNDRGYARFAEVLAAKLQATPA; the protein is encoded by the coding sequence ATGACCGACGAGTCCCCCGCCCCGCCCGCGGACCGCCGCCGCACGCTCACCCGGCGCGCGCTCGTCGCCGGCGGCGGCCTCGCCGCGCTGTCCGCCGTCGCCGCCGTCGCGGGCTGCACCACGACGCCCCGCCCGGCCCCGCCCACCGCGGGCGCGACCGCCGCGCCGACGGCGGGCACCGGGGATCCCGCCGCGCCCGCCGTCACCGCGTCCGGCGGCCCGCCGATCGACCCCATGACCTACGCCCCCGACGACGCGCTCGCCGGCTTCTACGCCCTCCGGGACCAGGTCCGCGAGCGCCGCCTTGCGATCGGCGTGCTCGGCGACAGCATCACCGAGGGCCAGGGCGCGACCACGCTGCAGCACGCCTACCCCGCCCAGCTCCGCGACCGGCTGCGCGGCGCGTACCCGTCGGGCGCGCGCGGCGGCCTCGACTACGTCGCCTCGCGGCACCAGATCACCGTGCCCGCCGACCAGGGCTTCGCGTTCGCGGGGACGCCCGCCGCGGGCGGCCGGCACGGCTGGGGGCGCCGCGTGGTCGCGCTCACCGAGGCCGGGGGTCCCGGCACGTACGCCGCGCGCATGACCTCGGCGCGGGTGTGCTGGTGGGCGCCCGGCCTCGACGCGGCGATCACCGTGCAGGTCGACGACGGCGCGCCCGAGACGGTGCGCGCGGACGTCGGCGGATCCCTCACCTGGACGAGCCCGCCGCTCGAGTCCGCCGAGCACGCGATCACGGTCGCGTGGGCCGGCGGGAAGCCCGAGCTCGAGGGCGCCTGGCTCTTCGACGGCGACGAGGACCGCGGGATCCACGTCATCGAGGGCGGGAACTCCGGCTCGCAGCTCTGGCAGCTCTCGGAGCGGGCGCGTCCCGACGGCGTGAGCACGTGGATCCGCTCGGCCCCGCGCTTCGAGCTCGACCTCTGGATGCCCGAGCACCTCATCAACGACGTGGTCGTCCGCACGCCCGAGCAGGTGCGCTCCGACGCGGCCGTGCTCATCGAGCTGATCCGCACCACGAGCGAGGCGCCCATCCTCTTCACGCCGCCGTACGAGCGGACGACGCTCCCCATCCGCGGCACGACGTGGGCCGACTACATCAACGCGCTCCGGGATGCGGCGTCGGCGGATCCGCGGGCCGACGTCTTCGAGATCGGCGCGTACATCCCGCGCATGGTCGGCGAGGGCGCCTCCGACCCGTACGGCTGGATGGGGCCGGACAACCACCCGAACGACCGCGGCTATGCCCGCTTCGCCGAGGTGCTCGCCGCGAAGCTCCAGGCCACCCCGGCCTGA
- the glgP gene encoding alpha-glucan family phosphorylase has product MKAIRRFTVRAVLPEELSALDELAGNLRWSWYEPTRRVFAHVSPELWEGTGHDPVALLGAVDQDRLRELAADEGFVAWADEQRQDLRAYCREPRWYQSLGDDVPEAIGYFSPEFGIAAALPQYSGGLGILAGDHLKSASDLGVPLVGVGLFYRSGYFRQGISSDGWQQETYPVFDPDGLPLQVLRDADGAPVHVALELPADRTLHARIWQARVGRIPLLLLDTDVTENDEDLRRVTDRLYGGGGEHRLHQELLLGIGGVRAIAAHARVTGAPVPRVFHTNEGHAGFLGVERISTLMADGLDFDEALQVVRAGTVFTTHTPVPAGIDRFDVDLVRQHVTERLLPGVPPERVLGLGAEAHDGGSPDVFNMALMGLRLAQRANGVSQLHGEVSRGMFAGLWPGFDTDEVPITSVTNGVHAPTWTDPMLMSLARERLGTWDTTAADWSSPAVSDGDLWDVRGRMRRQLVEDARRRVVRAWREQNPGAVEPAWLEDVLDPEVLTIGFARRVPTYKRLTLMLHDRERLRRILTDPDRPVQIVVAGKSHPADDEGKRLIQELVRFAAEPGIRGRLVFLPDYDIGMAQLLYPGTDVWLNNPLRPLEACGTSGMKAALNGALNLSILDGWWNEYYDGGNGWAIPSADRAHDGAERDAMEATALYDLIENRIAPRFYERDADGVPVGWVGDIRHTLRTLSPELSADRMVRQYVERLYVPAGRAQAVVAADGSARARELAAWRGRVAAAWPSVQVAHVESEGVEHQAQVGDELRVRAWVALGGLGADDVTVEVVHGRTGEGDVLQDVVRQALEPVGGSGGQQEYAGAVRLASAGPFGYTVRVVPRHELLASSAEPGLVAVAV; this is encoded by the coding sequence GTGAAGGCCATCCGCAGATTCACCGTCCGTGCCGTCCTCCCGGAGGAGCTGTCCGCGCTGGACGAGCTCGCCGGGAACCTCCGATGGTCCTGGTACGAGCCCACCCGCCGCGTTTTCGCGCACGTGAGCCCCGAGCTCTGGGAGGGGACGGGCCACGATCCGGTCGCGCTGCTCGGCGCGGTCGACCAGGACCGGCTCCGCGAGCTCGCGGCCGACGAGGGCTTCGTCGCGTGGGCCGATGAGCAGCGGCAGGACCTCCGCGCGTACTGCCGGGAGCCCCGCTGGTACCAGTCGCTCGGCGACGACGTGCCCGAGGCGATCGGCTACTTCTCGCCGGAGTTCGGCATCGCGGCCGCGCTCCCGCAGTACTCGGGCGGCCTCGGCATCCTCGCGGGCGACCACCTGAAGAGCGCCTCCGACCTCGGCGTCCCCCTCGTGGGCGTCGGCCTCTTCTACCGCTCCGGCTACTTCCGCCAGGGGATCTCCTCCGACGGCTGGCAGCAGGAGACCTACCCCGTCTTCGACCCCGACGGCCTCCCGCTGCAGGTGCTGCGCGACGCCGACGGCGCGCCCGTGCACGTCGCCCTCGAGCTGCCCGCCGACCGCACGCTGCACGCGCGGATCTGGCAGGCCCGCGTCGGCCGCATCCCGCTGCTCCTCCTCGACACCGACGTCACCGAGAACGACGAGGACCTCCGCCGCGTCACCGACCGGCTCTACGGCGGCGGCGGCGAGCACCGCCTGCACCAGGAGCTGCTGCTCGGGATCGGCGGGGTGCGGGCCATCGCGGCGCATGCGCGCGTCACGGGCGCTCCCGTCCCGCGCGTCTTCCACACCAACGAGGGCCACGCCGGCTTCCTCGGCGTCGAGCGGATCTCCACCCTCATGGCCGACGGCCTCGACTTCGACGAGGCGCTCCAGGTGGTGCGCGCCGGCACGGTCTTCACGACGCACACGCCCGTGCCCGCGGGCATCGACCGGTTCGACGTCGACCTCGTGCGGCAGCACGTCACGGAGCGGCTGCTGCCGGGCGTCCCGCCGGAGCGCGTGCTCGGGCTCGGCGCCGAGGCCCACGACGGCGGATCGCCCGACGTGTTCAACATGGCGCTCATGGGCCTCCGCCTCGCGCAGCGCGCCAACGGCGTCTCGCAGCTGCACGGCGAGGTCAGCCGCGGGATGTTCGCCGGTCTCTGGCCGGGGTTCGACACCGACGAGGTGCCGATCACGAGCGTGACGAACGGCGTCCACGCGCCGACGTGGACGGATCCGATGCTCATGTCGCTCGCGCGCGAGCGCCTCGGCACGTGGGACACCACGGCGGCCGACTGGTCGTCGCCCGCCGTGAGCGACGGCGACCTCTGGGACGTGCGCGGCCGGATGCGCCGCCAGCTCGTCGAGGACGCCCGCCGCCGCGTCGTGCGCGCCTGGCGCGAGCAGAACCCGGGCGCGGTGGAGCCCGCGTGGCTCGAGGACGTGCTCGACCCCGAGGTGCTCACGATCGGGTTCGCCCGGCGCGTGCCGACCTACAAGCGGCTCACGCTCATGCTCCACGACCGGGAGCGCCTCCGCCGGATCCTCACCGACCCGGACCGGCCCGTGCAGATCGTGGTCGCGGGCAAGTCGCACCCGGCGGACGACGAGGGCAAGCGCCTCATCCAGGAGCTCGTGCGGTTCGCGGCCGAGCCGGGGATCCGCGGCCGGCTCGTGTTCCTGCCCGACTACGACATCGGCATGGCGCAGCTGCTCTACCCGGGCACCGACGTCTGGCTCAACAACCCGCTGCGCCCGCTCGAGGCGTGCGGCACGTCCGGCATGAAGGCGGCGCTCAACGGCGCCCTCAACCTGTCGATCCTCGACGGCTGGTGGAACGAGTACTACGACGGCGGCAACGGCTGGGCGATCCCGTCGGCCGACCGCGCCCACGACGGCGCCGAGCGCGACGCCATGGAGGCGACGGCGCTGTACGACCTCATCGAGAACCGCATCGCGCCGCGCTTCTACGAGCGCGACGCGGACGGCGTGCCCGTCGGATGGGTCGGCGACATCCGGCACACGCTCCGGACGCTGTCGCCCGAGCTGAGCGCCGACCGGATGGTGCGGCAGTACGTCGAGCGGCTGTACGTGCCGGCCGGCCGCGCGCAGGCCGTCGTCGCGGCGGACGGATCCGCCCGGGCGCGCGAGCTGGCGGCGTGGCGCGGACGCGTCGCCGCCGCGTGGCCGTCGGTGCAGGTCGCGCACGTCGAGTCGGAGGGCGTCGAGCACCAGGCGCAGGTCGGCGACGAGCTGCGGGTGCGCGCGTGGGTCGCGCTCGGCGGCCTCGGCGCGGACGACGTGACGGTCGAGGTCGTGCACGGGCGCACGGGCGAGGGCGACGTGCTCCAGGACGTGGTGCGGCAGGCGCTCGAGCCCGTCGGCGGATCCGGCGGGCAGCAGGAGTACGCGGGCGCCGTGCGGCTCGCGAGCGCGGGGCCGTTCGGCTACACCGTGCGCGTGGTGCCGCGGCACGAGCTGCTGGCGTCGAGCGCGGAGCCGGGGCTGGTCGCGGTCGCCGTCTGA